From the Candidatus Methanoperedens sp. genome, one window contains:
- the nifU gene encoding Fe-S cluster assembly scaffold protein NifU: protein MTDGYSEKVMEHFANPRNVGEIKDADGIGKVGNPVCGDLMWIYIKVKDNRLEDVKFKTFGCGAAIATSSMITEMAKGKTLEEGLKISRNDVADALDGLPPIKMHCSNLAADGLHAAIKDYLERSGKK, encoded by the coding sequence ATGACGGACGGATACAGCGAAAAAGTGATGGAACATTTTGCCAACCCGAGAAACGTGGGCGAAATAAAAGATGCGGATGGCATCGGCAAGGTGGGAAACCCGGTTTGTGGTGACCTCATGTGGATCTACATCAAAGTGAAAGACAACAGGCTTGAGGATGTCAAATTCAAGACCTTCGGCTGCGGCGCCGCTATCGCGACGAGCAGCATGATCACCGAAATGGCAAAAGGAAAGACCCTTGAGGAGGGGCTCAAAATATCACGTAATGATGTAGCAGACGCGCTTGATGGCCTTCCACCGATCAAGATGCACTGCTCAAACCTTGCAGCAGATGGATTGCATGCAGCAATAAAGGATTATCTTGAGAGATCGGGGAAAAAATGA
- the nifS gene encoding cysteine desulfurase NifS → MTRQVYMDHSATTAADPAVTEAMFPYFSEKFGNPSSLYTVGRQARKAIEEARQKVADLVGAKKEEIIFTGSGTESDNLAIKGFAYKNRKKGDHIITSCIEHHAVLNTCKYLEAQGFKVTYLPVSKEGLVEPLDVEKAITTKTILITIMHANNEIGTIQPIEEIGKIAKEKNIPFHTDAVQTAGKLPVNVDALGVNLLSMSAHKIYGPKGVGALYIRKGTVVEPLLHGGGHERNIRSSTENVPGIVGFGKAAELAKERLPQEQKLAILRDSLIKGILDIKESYLNGHPTKRLPNNANFRFSYIEGESMILNLDMKGVAASTGSACSSTSLEPSHVLMAIGLKPEEAHGSLRLTLGLGNTQEDVDYVVSTLPDIVNKLRMISPLAR, encoded by the coding sequence ATGACCCGTCAAGTGTATATGGACCACAGTGCAACGACTGCGGCTGATCCAGCTGTCACAGAAGCAATGTTTCCTTATTTTTCCGAAAAATTCGGCAACCCTTCAAGCCTTTATACAGTAGGAAGACAGGCAAGAAAGGCCATTGAAGAGGCGAGGCAAAAAGTCGCGGACCTGGTAGGGGCCAAAAAAGAGGAGATAATATTCACAGGCAGCGGCACCGAATCCGATAATCTCGCCATTAAGGGGTTTGCCTATAAGAACAGGAAGAAAGGAGACCATATAATCACAAGTTGTATCGAGCACCATGCAGTTCTCAACACGTGCAAATATCTTGAAGCTCAGGGATTCAAAGTAACCTATCTTCCGGTGAGCAAGGAAGGATTGGTGGAACCTCTGGATGTTGAGAAAGCGATAACAACAAAGACCATACTTATAACGATAATGCACGCTAACAACGAGATAGGGACTATCCAGCCCATCGAAGAGATCGGGAAAATAGCAAAAGAAAAGAATATTCCATTTCATACTGATGCGGTACAGACGGCGGGAAAGCTCCCTGTCAATGTGGACGCACTCGGTGTAAACCTGTTATCAATGAGCGCGCATAAGATATACGGACCAAAAGGTGTAGGTGCCCTTTACATCAGGAAGGGGACTGTGGTGGAGCCGCTACTGCATGGCGGAGGGCATGAGAGAAACATACGCTCAAGCACAGAAAATGTCCCGGGGATCGTTGGATTCGGGAAAGCAGCAGAGCTTGCAAAGGAACGCCTTCCTCAAGAGCAAAAATTAGCAATCCTCAGGGATTCTCTCATCAAGGGAATTCTTGATATCAAAGAATCATATCTTAACGGACATCCCACAAAACGCCTTCCCAATAATGCGAATTTCAGGTTCAGCTATATCGAAGGTGAGTCAATGATACTGAACCTTGATATGAAAGGAGTTGCAGCATCCACGGGTTCTGCCTGCTCCTCCACATCGCTTGAGCCGTCGCATGTTCTCATGGCGATTGGATTGAAACCAGAGGAAGCGCACGGTTCTCTCAGGTTGACCCTCGGGCTTGGCAACACGCAGGAAGACGTGGATTATGTGGTTTCAACACTGCCTGATATTGTCAATAAGCTCAGAATGATATCGCCGCTGGCGAGGTAA
- a CDS encoding 30S ribosomal protein S13 — MRHIVRIADADLEGRRSVQYALTGIKGISRRLAKVVSTNAGLDPMATLGYLNDADIERLQLSVDKIPTVIPYWMMNKQNDYMTGEDRHVIGIDVMMSLNEDLNLMKKMRSYKGVRHEKGLRVRGQRTRSTGRKGRVVGVTRAAIAATKAAAKEGEKTEEKKGGK, encoded by the coding sequence ATAAGACACATTGTCCGCATAGCCGATGCTGATCTTGAAGGGAGAAGAAGCGTCCAATACGCCCTCACTGGAATAAAGGGTATAAGCAGACGTCTCGCAAAGGTGGTCTCAACCAATGCGGGTCTTGATCCCATGGCTACGCTGGGATACCTTAATGATGCTGATATCGAAAGATTACAATTATCTGTGGATAAGATCCCTACCGTTATCCCGTACTGGATGATGAATAAGCAGAACGACTACATGACAGGCGAAGACAGGCATGTCATAGGAATAGACGTAATGATGAGCCTCAATGAAGACTTGAACCTCATGAAGAAGATGCGATCCTATAAAGGTGTCAGGCATGAAAAAGGTCTCAGAGTCAGGGGCCAGCGCACCAGGTCGACAGGTCGCAAGGGCAGGGTAGTAGGAGTCACGCGTGCAGCCATCGCAGCAACCAAGGCAGCGGCCAAGGAAGGAGAAAAAACAGAAGAAAAGAAGGGTGGTAAATAA
- a CDS encoding 30S ribosomal protein S4 gives MGYPGKNRKTYETPKHPWQATRMASEVELVKRYGLRNKKEVWKAHSGLKKYRELARKLLAESTKGKLSGHVKTDSDNILNRLKRYSLLKTDGVLDDILSLDVTNFLERRLQTQVHKQGLANTIKQARQFIVHGHISVGGKKVTVPGYIVSAEEELRLDYYGNSPLSGESHPSRPTQVARAIVKEQAAPPQENIGTKNEPRMEV, from the coding sequence ATGGGATACCCAGGGAAAAACCGGAAAACATACGAAACGCCAAAACATCCCTGGCAGGCTACCAGGATGGCTTCAGAGGTCGAACTCGTAAAGAGATACGGTCTTCGAAATAAAAAAGAGGTGTGGAAGGCGCACAGCGGTCTTAAGAAATACAGGGAACTGGCAAGAAAGCTCCTGGCTGAAAGCACAAAAGGTAAGCTCTCGGGTCATGTGAAAACAGATTCAGATAATATATTGAACAGGCTGAAACGATATTCTCTTTTAAAAACCGACGGCGTGCTTGACGACATACTCTCGCTTGATGTAACCAATTTCCTTGAGAGGCGTCTTCAGACCCAGGTACATAAGCAGGGACTTGCTAACACCATAAAACAGGCGCGTCAATTCATAGTGCACGGACATATCTCGGTCGGTGGCAAAAAAGTCACTGTTCCGGGTTATATTGTTTCTGCTGAAGAGGAATTGCGGCTGGATTATTATGGAAATTCGCCATTATCGGGTGAATCACATCCATCAAGACCCACACAGGTGGCAAGAGCAATCGTGAAAGAACAGGCTGCACCCCCGCAGGAGAATATCGGAACTAAGAATGAGCCCAGGATGGAGGTCTAA
- a CDS encoding 30S ribosomal protein S11 — MATEKWGVAHIYSSFNNTLITVTDLTGAETIAKISGGMVTKAAREESSPYTAMQMATQIADKIRDKGVTGIHIKVRAPGGNMQRSPGPGAQAAIRAFARAGIKIGRIEDVTPIPHDGTKAKKGRRV, encoded by the coding sequence ATGGCAACAGAAAAATGGGGCGTAGCCCATATATATTCATCATTTAATAATACCCTGATTACGGTCACTGATTTAACAGGGGCAGAAACCATCGCGAAAATAAGCGGAGGCATGGTCACAAAAGCAGCGAGGGAAGAGAGCTCTCCATATACTGCCATGCAAATGGCCACCCAGATCGCTGATAAAATAAGGGATAAAGGAGTCACCGGCATCCATATAAAAGTAAGAGCACCCGGGGGCAATATGCAACGAAGCCCGGGACCTGGAGCTCAGGCAGCTATCAGGGCATTTGCGCGTGCCGGGATTAAGATTGGGCGCATCGAGGATGTTACGCCGATACCCCACGATGGCACGAAAGCTAAAAAGGGAAGGCGAGTATAA
- a CDS encoding DNA-directed RNA polymerase subunit D has protein sequence MIMDIDIIELSERKARFVLSGVSASIANALRRSILSEVPVLAIDDVNIYDNTSVLFDEQLTLRLGLIPLKADTKNYSFPEECSCKGQGCPICQVSLTLSAEGPKVVYAGDMVSTDPGVRPADTTIPIVELKEKHKVVVEAIARLGTGRKHVKWQAGIASGYKNMPVVTIGDCDGCGKCIEACPRDILKLNGEKVKVTDIIECSMCKLCEKACDANAIKVSYDPESFVMTFETSGSTAAVELVIDAAESIKKRAGQLGEILDTL, from the coding sequence ATAATAATGGATATAGACATCATAGAATTATCAGAACGAAAGGCGAGATTTGTTCTATCCGGGGTTTCTGCTTCAATCGCCAATGCATTGAGAAGGAGCATCCTTTCGGAGGTCCCGGTACTGGCAATAGATGACGTGAATATCTATGATAACACATCTGTTCTTTTTGATGAGCAGCTTACTTTGAGATTGGGTCTCATACCCTTAAAGGCAGATACCAAGAATTATTCCTTCCCGGAGGAATGCAGCTGCAAGGGGCAGGGTTGCCCAATCTGCCAGGTCTCATTGACGCTCAGCGCCGAGGGTCCGAAGGTCGTTTATGCCGGCGACATGGTCTCAACAGACCCGGGGGTCCGACCTGCAGATACTACTATACCCATCGTTGAACTCAAGGAAAAGCACAAGGTCGTGGTCGAGGCGATAGCAAGGCTCGGAACAGGCAGAAAGCACGTGAAATGGCAGGCAGGAATTGCAAGCGGATATAAGAACATGCCTGTGGTAACTATAGGCGATTGCGATGGATGCGGTAAATGCATCGAAGCATGCCCGCGGGATATCTTGAAATTGAACGGTGAAAAGGTCAAGGTCACGGACATAATAGAATGTTCGATGTGCAAGCTATGCGAAAAAGCCTGTGATGCGAATGCAATTAAAGTGAGCTACGACCCTGAATCCTTTGTGATGACATTTGAAACGAGCGGTTCTACTGCAGCAGTTGAACTTGTTATCGATGCCGCCGAGAGTATAAAGAAAAGAGCAGGACAATTAGGCGAGATACTTGACACGCTCTGA